Proteins found in one Paenibacillus borealis genomic segment:
- a CDS encoding BMP family lipoprotein: MKKFYQLSLVMVMAFTVVLAGCGNNNNTNTNAGAATTAPTTDAAATEAPAATEAPKAVKLGLVTDVGGVNDKSFNQSAWEALQALETESGAEIKYLQSKSNADYEPNLNQFVKGGYDLTWGIGFDLGDAVLKVANENPTANLAIIDSVVEAPNVESVTFAENEGSFLVGVVAGLTTKTNKVGFIGGMESPVIKRFEVGFKAGVLAVNPTANVTITYAGAYDKPDTGKSLAATLYDAGNDIIFPAAGATGNGVFNEAKSRNKAGGTKVWVIGVDKDQSLEFGDDVTLTSMIKRVDEAVKKVSQQVVDGTFKGGTTTVLSLKDNGVGLPETSKANVSAEILAKVDEYSKQIIDGTITVPSE; this comes from the coding sequence ATGAAGAAGTTTTACCAACTGTCTTTAGTTATGGTTATGGCATTCACTGTCGTTCTGGCAGGATGCGGAAACAATAACAACACAAACACCAATGCTGGAGCAGCAACCACTGCACCAACAACAGATGCAGCAGCAACAGAAGCACCAGCAGCAACTGAGGCTCCTAAGGCTGTCAAACTTGGTCTCGTAACTGACGTGGGTGGCGTTAATGACAAATCCTTTAACCAATCCGCTTGGGAAGCACTGCAGGCTCTGGAAACAGAATCCGGCGCTGAAATCAAATATCTGCAAAGTAAATCCAATGCAGACTATGAGCCAAACCTTAACCAATTCGTTAAAGGCGGCTATGATCTGACTTGGGGTATCGGTTTTGACCTTGGCGATGCAGTGTTGAAGGTTGCTAATGAGAACCCGACTGCTAACCTGGCGATCATCGACAGCGTAGTAGAAGCTCCTAACGTTGAATCTGTTACATTTGCTGAGAACGAAGGTTCCTTCCTGGTGGGTGTTGTTGCAGGTCTGACAACCAAAACTAACAAAGTTGGCTTCATCGGCGGTATGGAAAGCCCGGTTATCAAACGTTTTGAAGTTGGCTTCAAAGCTGGCGTATTGGCAGTTAACCCAACTGCAAATGTAACGATTACTTATGCAGGTGCTTATGACAAGCCTGATACTGGTAAATCCCTGGCTGCTACATTGTATGATGCCGGTAACGACATCATCTTCCCTGCTGCAGGCGCAACAGGTAACGGCGTATTCAATGAAGCTAAATCCCGCAACAAAGCTGGCGGCACTAAAGTATGGGTTATCGGCGTAGACAAAGACCAATCCCTGGAATTTGGCGACGATGTAACTTTGACTTCCATGATCAAACGTGTTGACGAAGCGGTTAAGAAGGTTTCCCAACAAGTGGTTGACGGAACATTCAAAGGCGGCACTACAACTGTTCTTAGTCTGAAAGACAACGGCGTAGGCCTTCCTGAAACATCCAAAGCTAACGTTTCTGCTGAAATCCTGGCTAAAGTTGACGAGTACAGCAAACAAATCATCGACGGAACCATCACTGTTCCTTCCGAGTAA
- a CDS encoding ABC transporter ATP-binding protein — protein sequence MSAAAPVVELKQITKRFPGIVANDSISLTLEKGEIHALLGENGAGKSTLMNIVFGLYQPDEGSIEIDGKPVIIDNPNKAIELGIGMVHQHFKLVEPFTVTENIVLGMEPKKGLKIDYKSAAEQVRKLSEQYGLQVNPNAKIHDISVGMQQRVEIMKTLYRGADILIFDEPTAVLTPQEITELMAIMKRLVAEGKSIILITHKLKEIMQISDRVTIIRRGKVIDTVKTSGTNPNELAEKMVGRGVTFKVDKQPAHIGESILKLSDVRSKSKDGVPVLNGLNFEVKAGEILGIAGVDGNGQSELIQAITGLRKIDSGSITVSGKEIANLSPRKVSEMNVSHIPEDRHKHGLVLDFTVSENMVLETYYKSPYNQNGFLNKDVINQHAEDLVKQFDVRTPSIENKARSLSGGNQQKAIIAREIDKNPTLLIAAQPTRGLDVGAIEFVQKQLIAQRDQGKAVLLISFELDEIMNVSDRIAVIYEGQIVGEVFPQDTNDQELGLMMAGSLKRGGHADV from the coding sequence ATGAGTGCTGCGGCTCCTGTCGTAGAGTTGAAGCAAATCACAAAACGCTTTCCCGGTATTGTCGCGAATGACTCTATCAGTCTGACGCTGGAAAAAGGTGAAATTCATGCACTGCTTGGTGAGAACGGGGCAGGTAAATCAACCTTGATGAATATCGTATTCGGACTGTACCAGCCCGATGAAGGCAGCATCGAAATCGACGGGAAACCGGTTATTATCGATAACCCCAATAAGGCTATTGAGCTTGGCATTGGTATGGTTCACCAACATTTCAAGCTTGTAGAGCCTTTTACGGTAACCGAGAACATTGTTCTTGGAATGGAGCCGAAAAAAGGTCTTAAAATCGACTATAAATCCGCTGCGGAGCAGGTTCGTAAGCTATCGGAGCAGTACGGTCTTCAAGTCAATCCAAATGCCAAAATCCATGACATTTCGGTAGGCATGCAGCAACGGGTAGAGATTATGAAAACCCTGTACCGCGGAGCGGATATACTTATATTCGACGAGCCTACCGCTGTACTTACGCCACAGGAAATTACCGAACTGATGGCGATTATGAAGCGGCTCGTTGCCGAAGGCAAGTCCATTATTCTAATTACACATAAGCTGAAAGAAATTATGCAGATTTCCGACCGTGTAACCATCATCCGGCGCGGGAAGGTAATTGATACCGTTAAGACTTCCGGGACCAATCCGAACGAGCTGGCCGAAAAAATGGTTGGACGCGGTGTAACCTTTAAAGTGGACAAGCAGCCTGCGCATATTGGCGAAAGCATCTTGAAGCTGTCCGATGTCAGAAGCAAAAGCAAGGACGGCGTACCTGTGCTGAATGGCCTCAATTTTGAAGTGAAAGCCGGCGAGATTCTTGGAATTGCAGGAGTCGACGGCAACGGACAAAGTGAGCTTATTCAGGCAATTACCGGTCTGCGCAAAATTGATTCCGGTTCAATCACCGTTTCAGGAAAGGAGATTGCCAATCTTTCTCCGCGTAAAGTGTCTGAAATGAACGTCTCCCATATTCCGGAAGACCGGCATAAGCATGGACTCGTGCTTGATTTCACCGTGAGTGAGAATATGGTTCTGGAAACATATTATAAGAGCCCGTACAATCAGAACGGATTCTTGAACAAGGATGTTATTAACCAGCATGCAGAAGACCTGGTGAAGCAATTCGACGTGCGTACGCCTTCAATTGAGAACAAAGCCCGGTCATTATCCGGCGGTAATCAACAGAAAGCGATTATTGCGCGGGAAATAGACAAAAATCCGACGCTCCTGATTGCAGCACAGCCTACACGCGGTCTTGATGTAGGAGCTATTGAATTCGTTCAAAAGCAGCTGATTGCCCAGCGGGATCAGGGTAAAGCTGTTTTGCTGATCTCTTTTGAGCTGGATGAAATTATGAATGTGTCCGACAGAATTGCTGTTATTTACGAAGGACAGATTGTCGGAGAAGTATTCCCGCAGGATACGAATGACCAGGAACTGGGTCTGATGATGGCGGGCAGCTTGAAGCGGGGAGGCCACGCGGATGTCTAG
- a CDS encoding ABC transporter permease has protein sequence MSRIKKIFATDTYIIPLIAILLGFLVGAIVMLIGGYDPIAAYSALFKRVFGSPYDFGEAVREMTPLMFTGLAVAFAFRSGMFNIGADGQVMIGMTAASVIGIKLGGVLPSFVLVPLAVIAAGVCGGLWAGIAGYLKAKRGINEVITTIMLNWIALFLSNYIVRTFLLLQGQNRSEDNPASLSMTFLFSTFDNARLHWGTVLALAAATFFYIYLWKTKQGYEMRAVGLNPHAAEYAGMNVGRNVIKAMFISGVFAGLAGAGEVLGVFHYQSVFAASPGYGFDGIAVALLGLTHPLGVILAAILYGTLTYGSAGMSFGADVPPELIRIVIGSIIFFIAAQGIVRWVLKPFYFKRKKEKVL, from the coding sequence ATGTCTAGAATCAAAAAAATATTCGCAACAGACACCTACATTATTCCGCTTATTGCGATTCTCTTGGGTTTCCTGGTCGGAGCTATCGTTATGCTGATTGGCGGATACGATCCGATTGCAGCATACTCCGCGCTCTTCAAACGCGTATTCGGCAGTCCTTACGACTTCGGTGAAGCTGTGCGCGAGATGACTCCGCTAATGTTCACAGGTCTAGCAGTAGCCTTTGCGTTCCGCTCGGGGATGTTTAACATTGGTGCAGATGGCCAGGTAATGATCGGTATGACGGCTGCTTCAGTAATCGGCATTAAGCTTGGCGGCGTATTGCCGTCATTCGTGCTTGTCCCGCTGGCAGTGATTGCAGCAGGTGTGTGCGGCGGACTTTGGGCGGGCATTGCCGGTTACCTGAAGGCCAAACGCGGAATTAATGAAGTTATTACTACGATCATGCTGAACTGGATAGCGCTCTTCCTGTCGAACTACATCGTTCGGACATTCCTGCTCTTACAAGGGCAGAACCGTTCAGAAGATAACCCGGCATCGCTGTCGATGACCTTCCTGTTCTCAACATTTGACAATGCCCGCTTGCACTGGGGGACGGTTCTTGCCCTTGCGGCTGCTACCTTCTTCTACATCTACCTGTGGAAGACCAAACAGGGTTACGAAATGCGTGCGGTGGGTCTGAACCCGCATGCTGCAGAGTATGCAGGGATGAATGTAGGACGTAATGTTATCAAAGCGATGTTCATCAGTGGCGTGTTCGCCGGATTAGCAGGAGCAGGTGAAGTACTGGGTGTATTCCATTATCAATCCGTATTCGCGGCTTCTCCTGGTTATGGATTCGACGGTATCGCTGTTGCACTGCTCGGACTGACTCATCCGCTGGGTGTCATTCTGGCTGCTATTCTATACGGCACGCTGACATACGGCTCTGCAGGAATGAGCTTTGGTGCTGATGTACCTCCGGAACTGATCCGTATTGTCATCGGTTCGATCATATTCTTCATTGCTGCGCAAGGCATTGTACGCTGGGTGCTCAAACCGTTTTACTTCAAGCGCAAGAAAGAGAAGGTGTTATAG
- a CDS encoding ABC transporter permease — MEVLGQLLNTTLVFSTALIFAALGGIFSERSGVVNIGLEGLMMFGAFAAAVGGYYAQEAGMGEWAPWVGVLSAMAVGVIGSLIHAVASITFKADQTISGTVINFLAAGSTLYMVKLIFDGSGETPLIDGFSKVAIPGLSKIPVIGEGIFNSYPTTYLAIILVIVIYFVLFKTPFGLRLRAVGEHPSAADTLGVNVNKMRYIGVMLSGLLAGIGGATITLTTTGTFAHNTISGQGFIAIAAMIFGKWNPLGAFGAAVFFGLSQAIRNYVQLFEWSKSIPQEFIFMIPYVLTIIVLVSAVGRSSAPKALGEPYDPSKR; from the coding sequence ATGGAAGTCTTAGGCCAATTGCTCAATACGACGCTTGTTTTTTCCACGGCGCTAATATTTGCCGCCCTTGGCGGCATCTTCTCTGAACGATCCGGTGTCGTCAACATCGGACTTGAAGGCTTGATGATGTTTGGTGCATTTGCTGCAGCAGTGGGCGGGTACTATGCTCAGGAAGCAGGAATGGGTGAATGGGCTCCATGGGTTGGTGTACTTAGTGCCATGGCTGTAGGTGTGATAGGTTCACTTATACATGCGGTGGCCTCGATAACCTTTAAGGCCGATCAGACCATAAGTGGTACGGTCATCAACTTCCTCGCCGCAGGGAGTACGCTCTATATGGTTAAGCTGATCTTCGACGGATCCGGTGAAACTCCGCTGATCGACGGCTTCAGCAAAGTGGCCATTCCCGGACTCTCCAAGATTCCAGTAATCGGAGAAGGGATTTTTAATTCCTATCCGACTACCTATTTAGCGATTATATTAGTAATTGTTATTTACTTCGTCCTGTTCAAAACTCCGTTTGGACTACGTCTGCGTGCAGTAGGTGAACATCCGAGTGCTGCAGATACACTGGGTGTAAATGTAAATAAGATGAGATATATCGGCGTAATGCTGAGCGGTCTGCTGGCTGGTATTGGCGGAGCCACAATTACGCTGACAACTACAGGTACGTTTGCGCATAATACCATTTCAGGACAAGGCTTCATTGCCATCGCGGCGATGATCTTCGGGAAGTGGAATCCGCTTGGCGCTTTCGGAGCAGCCGTATTCTTCGGCCTGTCCCAGGCCATCCGTAACTATGTGCAATTGTTCGAATGGTCCAAGAGCATCCCGCAGGAATTCATCTTCATGATTCCTTATGTACTAACCATTATTGTCCTTGTCAGCGCAGTCGGACGTTCTTCGGCACCAAAGGCGTTGGGCGAACCTTACGATCCGAGCAAACGCTAG
- a CDS encoding GNAT family N-acetyltransferase has protein sequence MIRYRRPKQDDTVIFDLIEKQLVPLSHLPQTIINQVRKDLPRRLGQGVTLVACPDYESDPLGFVHFMLHGDLLYIDMLAIAPGARRKRYGNMLMDRAERFALSRACRRAKVSVDTGNTAGLAFYEKLGYSVARYQPQNYCYELEKQFI, from the coding sequence ATGATTCGTTACCGCAGACCCAAGCAGGATGACACCGTCATTTTTGACTTGATTGAAAAGCAGCTTGTCCCGCTATCCCATCTTCCACAAACGATTATCAATCAGGTCAGAAAAGATCTGCCCCGCCGTCTGGGGCAAGGCGTCACTCTTGTGGCTTGTCCTGACTATGAGAGTGATCCGCTGGGGTTCGTACACTTTATGCTGCATGGCGATTTGTTATACATCGATATGCTCGCCATTGCGCCTGGCGCCAGGCGTAAGCGTTACGGAAATATGCTGATGGACAGGGCGGAGAGGTTTGCACTATCACGTGCATGCCGGCGGGCAAAGGTCTCTGTGGATACCGGGAATACTGCCGGTCTTGCCTTTTATGAAAAACTGGGCTACAGCGTAGCCCGTTATCAACCGCAAAACTACTGTTATGAGCTTGAAAAGCAATTCATTTGA
- the ilvB gene encoding biosynthetic-type acetolactate synthase large subunit, translating into MSAQLPEEVRSIEQLREKWKNPEVITGSEVLLRSLVLEGVDTVFGYPGGAVLYIYDALYGFDDFKHILTRHEQGAIHAADGYARASGKAGVCIATSGPGATNLVTGIATAFMDSVPLVVITGNVFSSLIGTDAFQEADITGITMPITKHSYLVRDVEDLPRIIHEAFHIANTGRKGPVLIDIPKDVSAAKTLFNPVQQQGVNLRGYNPRTVPNKLQLDKLVKAIAAAERPIIIAGGGVIYSGAHEAMYEFVKRTEIPITTTLLGLGCYPSAEDLWMGMPGMHGTYTANNAIQQCDLLINIGARFDDRVTGKLDGFAPKAKIVHIDIDPAEIGKNVSPDIPIVGDVKTVLEMLIPDVKRASNADAWRTQIAQWKLDQPLRYKDSETELKPQWVIQMINDTTKGEAIVTTDVGQHQMWAAQYYKFNHPRAWITSGGLGTMGFGFPAAIGAQMAHPERLVVSINGDGGMQMCSQELAICAINKIPVKIVVINNQVLGMVRQWQNLIYEKRYSYTDLAGSPDFVKLAEAYGVKGLRATNKEEAGAVWKEALETPGPVLVEFVVPKDENVYPMVTQGSTIDQMLMGDE; encoded by the coding sequence ATGAGCGCGCAATTACCGGAAGAAGTGCGGTCTATAGAGCAGTTACGTGAGAAATGGAAAAATCCTGAGGTGATTACAGGTTCCGAAGTCCTGCTGCGCAGTCTGGTACTGGAAGGTGTGGATACTGTATTCGGATATCCGGGCGGGGCTGTACTCTATATCTATGATGCTCTTTATGGATTCGATGATTTCAAACATATTCTGACACGCCATGAGCAGGGAGCGATTCATGCGGCTGACGGATATGCCAGAGCGAGCGGCAAAGCAGGCGTATGTATCGCCACTTCAGGCCCGGGGGCAACCAATCTGGTAACAGGAATAGCTACTGCATTCATGGACTCTGTTCCGCTGGTGGTAATCACCGGGAACGTATTCTCCAGCCTGATCGGCACAGATGCTTTTCAGGAAGCGGATATTACCGGTATAACGATGCCGATTACGAAGCATAGCTATCTGGTACGGGATGTTGAAGACCTGCCGCGAATTATTCATGAGGCCTTCCATATCGCGAATACGGGACGCAAGGGTCCGGTACTGATTGATATTCCGAAGGATGTATCGGCTGCGAAGACATTGTTCAATCCGGTTCAGCAGCAAGGCGTTAACCTTCGCGGCTACAACCCGCGCACTGTGCCTAACAAGCTTCAGCTCGATAAGCTGGTGAAGGCGATTGCTGCTGCAGAGCGTCCGATTATTATTGCAGGCGGCGGGGTTATATACTCCGGGGCGCATGAAGCAATGTATGAATTCGTGAAGCGTACAGAGATTCCTATTACCACAACACTGCTGGGTCTGGGTTGTTATCCGAGTGCGGAGGATCTGTGGATGGGAATGCCGGGAATGCACGGTACCTACACAGCGAACAATGCGATTCAACAATGCGACCTGCTGATTAATATCGGCGCCCGGTTCGATGACCGTGTAACCGGCAAACTGGATGGTTTTGCCCCTAAAGCTAAGATCGTGCATATTGACATTGATCCGGCGGAGATCGGCAAGAATGTATCGCCTGATATTCCGATCGTTGGCGATGTGAAGACCGTGCTGGAAATGCTGATTCCTGATGTTAAGCGTGCTTCGAATGCTGATGCCTGGAGAACGCAAATCGCCCAGTGGAAGCTGGACCAGCCGCTGCGCTACAAAGATTCGGAGACCGAACTGAAACCGCAATGGGTTATTCAAATGATTAATGACACCACCAAAGGTGAGGCAATTGTTACTACTGACGTAGGACAGCACCAGATGTGGGCTGCGCAATATTATAAGTTCAATCATCCGCGTGCATGGATTACTTCAGGTGGTCTTGGTACAATGGGCTTCGGCTTCCCTGCAGCAATCGGAGCGCAAATGGCACATCCGGAACGGCTGGTAGTCTCCATTAATGGTGACGGCGGCATGCAGATGTGTTCGCAGGAACTTGCGATTTGTGCAATTAATAAGATTCCAGTCAAAATCGTTGTAATCAACAATCAGGTGCTCGGAATGGTCCGTCAATGGCAGAATCTCATCTATGAGAAGCGCTACAGCTATACTGATCTTGCCGGCAGTCCGGATTTTGTAAAATTGGCTGAAGCTTACGGAGTTAAGGGTTTGCGGGCTACGAATAAAGAGGAAGCCGGAGCCGTGTGGAAAGAAGCCCTGGAAACACCTGGACCCGTCCTGGTAGAATTCGTTGTCCCTAAAGACGAGAATGTCTACCCGATGGTAACCCAAGGGTCAACCATTGATCAAATGCTGATGGGGGATGAATAG
- the ilvN gene encoding acetolactate synthase small subunit — protein sequence MRHTISVLVNDQPGVLQRVSGLFGRRGFNIESITVGQSEEIGLSRMVIVTLGDQHTLEQIEKQLYKLIDVIKVIDLGSKPMVARELALIKVKADPAERPEIMGVVETFRASVVDIGTTSLLVQVVGETQKIDAMIELLKPYGIKELSRTGVTAMIRGNA from the coding sequence ATGAGGCATACGATTTCCGTGCTTGTGAATGACCAACCAGGTGTGCTGCAGCGGGTATCCGGACTGTTCGGCCGCCGGGGGTTCAATATTGAGAGTATTACTGTAGGCCAGTCTGAAGAGATCGGGCTGTCCCGGATGGTCATCGTAACTCTTGGAGACCAGCATACGCTTGAGCAGATTGAGAAGCAGCTTTACAAGCTGATCGATGTCATCAAGGTTATTGATCTTGGCTCCAAGCCCATGGTTGCCCGTGAGCTGGCGTTGATTAAGGTCAAGGCTGATCCGGCTGAACGGCCTGAGATTATGGGTGTTGTCGAAACCTTCCGGGCCTCGGTAGTGGATATCGGAACAACAAGCTTACTAGTACAGGTGGTTGGAGAGACCCAGAAAATTGATGCTATGATTGAGCTGCTGAAGCCTTATGGCATTAAGGAACTGTCACGAACAGGTGTAACGGCGATGATCCGCGGCAATGCGTGA
- the ilvC gene encoding ketol-acid reductoisomerase, whose product MAVTTYYEQDAELSVLKGKTIAVIGYGSQGHAQAQNLRDSGLQVVIGLREGKSFETAKNDGFEVLSVAEAVSRADVVQILMPDETQASVYKNEIEPNLKNGAALMFSHGFNVHFGQIVAPKDADVLLVAPKSPGHMVRRTYVEGFGVPGLIAIEQDATGNAKAIGLAYAKGIGCTRAGVIETSFREETETDLFGEQAVLCGGVSALIKAGFETLTEAGYAPEMAYFECLHEMKLIVDLVYEGGLATMRDSISNTAEYGDYVTGPRIITDETKKAMKEVLSDIQQGKFARDFILENQSGRAFLTATRRNEAAHPVEVVGSQLREMMHWIKK is encoded by the coding sequence ATGGCAGTTACAACGTACTATGAACAGGATGCAGAGCTTAGCGTTTTGAAAGGAAAGACAATTGCAGTAATCGGGTACGGAAGCCAAGGGCATGCTCAGGCACAGAACTTGCGTGACAGTGGACTTCAGGTTGTTATCGGCCTGCGTGAAGGCAAATCCTTTGAAACTGCCAAGAATGACGGTTTTGAAGTATTGTCTGTCGCAGAAGCAGTATCCCGTGCAGATGTAGTGCAGATTCTCATGCCGGACGAAACACAGGCATCCGTATATAAGAATGAAATTGAACCGAACCTGAAGAACGGCGCGGCTCTGATGTTCTCCCATGGCTTTAACGTACATTTTGGCCAAATCGTTGCTCCTAAGGATGCAGACGTGCTGCTGGTAGCACCGAAATCTCCTGGACACATGGTTCGCCGTACTTATGTTGAAGGCTTCGGAGTTCCCGGCCTGATCGCCATTGAACAGGATGCAACCGGTAATGCTAAGGCTATCGGACTTGCATACGCCAAAGGTATCGGCTGTACGCGTGCAGGAGTTATCGAAACTTCCTTCCGTGAAGAAACAGAAACAGATTTGTTCGGTGAACAAGCTGTCCTCTGCGGCGGTGTATCTGCACTGATCAAAGCCGGATTCGAAACACTGACAGAAGCTGGTTATGCTCCTGAAATGGCTTACTTCGAGTGTCTGCATGAAATGAAATTGATCGTGGACCTGGTGTATGAAGGCGGACTTGCGACTATGCGCGATTCCATCAGTAACACTGCTGAATACGGTGATTATGTAACCGGACCACGCATCATCACTGATGAAACCAAAAAAGCAATGAAAGAAGTGCTGTCCGATATTCAACAAGGTAAATTCGCCCGCGACTTTATCCTTGAGAACCAATCCGGCCGTGCCTTCCTGACAGCTACCCGCCGCAATGAAGCTGCTCATCCGGTAGAAGTGGTTGGAAGCCAGCTGCGTGAAATGATGCACTGGATTAAGAAATAG
- a CDS encoding 2-isopropylmalate synthase yields MRKIYVFDTTLRDGEQSPGVNLNTREKVEIAYQLEKLGIDRMEAGFPAASPGDLAAVNAVARAVKNVTLIGLSRSRESDIDAVKEALQGAQDPCIHIFLATSPIHRQHKLRMDKAQVLETAQSAIRYAKKYFSKLEFSLEDAGRTERDFMAEMVSMAIREGANVVNIPDTVGYLNPSEYGAIFKFLKDTVPDIERVQLSAHCHNDLGMATANTLAAIQNGADQIEGTINGIGERAGNTAIEEVALALETRSEFFDAKTSLVLSEISRTSRLVSKLTGMVVPGNKAIVGANAFAHESGIHQDGMLKEKTTYEIMTPETIGLKESKLVLGKHSGRHAFRDKLSDLGYDVSEEELNAAFVKFKDLADKKKEVSDEDILALLEEKLIDTPETFSLQTIYVTYGNEATPTAKVIINGQEPQPIVAVAEGNGSVDAIYNAIDQATGEEVTLGDYSIKAVSRGKDAQGEVHVVLSQGEIAAQGRGLSTDILEASARAYLDALNKLIEKRKTLLPADHASL; encoded by the coding sequence ATGCGGAAAATTTATGTGTTCGACACGACGCTGCGTGACGGAGAGCAGTCACCGGGTGTGAACCTCAACACGCGCGAGAAGGTGGAAATCGCCTATCAGCTGGAGAAGCTGGGAATCGACCGGATGGAAGCCGGGTTCCCTGCGGCATCGCCCGGAGATCTGGCTGCGGTTAACGCAGTGGCCAGAGCCGTGAAGAACGTCACTTTGATTGGCCTCTCCCGCTCCAGAGAGAGTGATATCGATGCGGTGAAGGAAGCGCTGCAGGGGGCACAGGATCCTTGCATTCATATTTTCCTCGCCACGTCCCCGATTCACCGCCAGCACAAGCTGCGTATGGATAAGGCACAGGTGCTGGAAACCGCGCAGTCGGCTATCCGCTATGCCAAGAAATATTTCTCCAAGCTGGAGTTCTCTTTGGAGGATGCCGGCCGGACTGAACGTGACTTCATGGCTGAGATGGTGTCGATGGCAATCCGTGAAGGTGCCAATGTAGTGAATATTCCCGATACTGTGGGCTATTTGAACCCTTCGGAGTACGGCGCAATTTTCAAATTCCTGAAGGACACGGTGCCTGATATTGAACGGGTGCAGCTTAGTGCACACTGTCATAATGATCTGGGTATGGCGACCGCCAATACGCTGGCTGCGATTCAGAATGGTGCGGATCAGATTGAAGGGACCATTAACGGTATTGGTGAACGTGCCGGAAACACAGCGATTGAAGAGGTGGCGCTGGCGCTGGAGACCCGCAGTGAGTTTTTTGACGCCAAAACTTCACTGGTCCTGTCGGAAATTTCCCGTACCAGCCGCCTGGTCAGCAAGCTGACCGGGATGGTAGTGCCAGGGAATAAAGCCATCGTCGGGGCCAACGCCTTCGCCCATGAATCCGGTATTCATCAGGATGGCATGCTGAAGGAGAAGACGACCTACGAAATCATGACACCTGAAACAATCGGCCTCAAAGAGAGCAAGCTGGTGCTCGGTAAGCACTCCGGACGTCATGCCTTCCGCGATAAGCTCAGTGATCTGGGTTATGATGTCTCTGAGGAAGAGCTGAATGCCGCTTTTGTCAAGTTCAAGGATCTGGCGGACAAGAAAAAAGAAGTTTCGGATGAGGATATTTTAGCCCTTCTGGAAGAGAAGCTGATCGATACGCCGGAGACCTTCAGCCTGCAGACCATTTATGTTACGTATGGTAATGAAGCTACGCCAACGGCCAAAGTTATTATTAACGGGCAGGAGCCGCAGCCAATTGTGGCAGTTGCCGAGGGCAATGGTTCCGTAGACGCGATCTATAACGCCATTGATCAGGCTACTGGTGAAGAAGTCACATTAGGCGACTATTCGATTAAGGCAGTCAGCAGAGGCAAAGATGCGCAGGGTGAGGTTCATGTTGTGCTGTCCCAAGGCGAGATCGCAGCGCAGGGCCGCGGACTTAGTACCGATATTCTGGAAGCGAGTGCCAGAGCCTATCTGGATGCACTGAACAAGCTGATTGAGAAGCGTAAAACGCTGCTCCCGGCTGACCACGCCAGCCTGTAA